The following coding sequences are from one Arthrobacter sp. 24S4-2 window:
- a CDS encoding FAD/NAD(P)-binding domain-containing protein — MGISQSIRTALIGAGPRGTSVLERLLANWRLMHPTAAGSEGPAGLHIDVVDPYPAGAGHVWQPGQSRLYLMNTQSFYPTVIPEDPELAAPVAGSTFDQWRAAQQDQPLASITEEERAELSGLGSQDFPSRAIYGRYLCSTLDDLLAHLPEGVTVQFHRTAATGVRPAGNGTFDVDLQDGGPLTVGSVVLALGHLESRLNAEQRELRAGAGQLGLLYLPPAAPADVDWSVVPAGQPVLVRGMGLNFFDVMGQLTEGRGGKFVAAGSGGGASGSAASAGTTELEYIPSGEEPLIIAASRRGTPYRAKASLAGYYPSGVTLRYCTEAAVGRFAAAGITPGFDHDLWPLLQRDALWAYYSTLVRTRPDAVSEPGEFLALLQETMRPHAHSVSRWEADAEALIAKHVAPAQRLNLPGLAAPLAGRSFASRVDVDAAVVGYLLDDARRSALGEDDPVKMTIGALHHGRAVLKSAVADGGITDESWVAGLRGWFESFVEGLASGPPALRAEQLAALAKAGVVSFVGPDPKFSLDRTAGTFTAASPWVRDGAVHARTMIEALAPANRVAVNLSPVLEQLLADGLVRSRLMMTVEGAPVETSGLDVSPHPYRPVGANGSVAEGLYVLGLQLSAAQWGTAIAAEARQQGGPVYRSGQRTLRDADEIARHILSR, encoded by the coding sequence GTGGGCATATCGCAAAGCATCCGGACGGCACTGATAGGAGCCGGACCCCGCGGTACCAGTGTCCTGGAGCGGCTCCTGGCCAATTGGCGGCTCATGCATCCCACCGCTGCCGGATCCGAGGGACCCGCCGGCCTCCATATTGACGTGGTGGATCCCTACCCGGCCGGCGCAGGCCATGTGTGGCAGCCCGGCCAGTCGCGGCTCTACCTCATGAATACGCAATCGTTTTATCCCACGGTCATCCCCGAAGATCCCGAGCTGGCAGCACCGGTGGCAGGCAGCACCTTTGACCAGTGGCGGGCCGCGCAGCAGGACCAGCCCCTTGCCTCCATCACCGAGGAGGAACGGGCTGAACTGTCCGGCCTCGGATCGCAGGATTTCCCCAGCCGCGCCATCTACGGCCGGTACCTGTGCTCCACCCTGGACGACCTCCTGGCCCACCTTCCGGAGGGCGTCACTGTCCAGTTCCACCGCACCGCCGCCACCGGCGTCCGGCCGGCAGGCAACGGAACGTTCGACGTCGACCTCCAGGACGGCGGTCCGCTCACCGTCGGTTCCGTGGTGCTGGCCCTGGGCCACCTCGAGTCCAGGCTCAACGCCGAACAGCGCGAGCTCCGAGCCGGCGCCGGGCAGCTGGGACTCCTTTACCTTCCGCCGGCGGCGCCGGCCGACGTCGACTGGTCCGTCGTTCCGGCCGGGCAGCCTGTGCTGGTCCGCGGCATGGGGCTGAATTTCTTCGACGTGATGGGTCAGCTCACAGAGGGCCGGGGCGGGAAGTTCGTCGCAGCGGGATCCGGCGGCGGGGCATCCGGATCGGCCGCATCCGCCGGCACAACCGAACTGGAATACATTCCCTCCGGCGAGGAGCCGCTGATTATTGCCGCCTCGCGTCGCGGCACGCCGTACCGGGCCAAGGCAAGCCTCGCGGGCTACTACCCCTCGGGTGTGACGCTCCGGTACTGCACCGAGGCCGCCGTCGGGCGGTTCGCGGCGGCCGGAATCACGCCCGGCTTCGACCACGACCTCTGGCCCCTCCTGCAACGCGACGCCCTGTGGGCCTACTACTCGACGCTGGTCAGGACCCGGCCGGACGCGGTCAGCGAACCCGGGGAGTTCCTGGCCCTGCTCCAGGAGACGATGCGGCCGCACGCCCACAGCGTGTCCCGCTGGGAGGCCGACGCCGAGGCCCTGATTGCCAAGCACGTGGCGCCGGCGCAGCGCCTGAACCTTCCCGGCCTCGCCGCCCCCTTGGCCGGCCGGTCCTTCGCGTCCCGGGTGGACGTGGACGCCGCTGTCGTCGGCTATCTGCTCGATGACGCCCGGCGCTCGGCGCTGGGGGAGGACGATCCGGTGAAGATGACCATCGGGGCGCTGCACCACGGCAGGGCGGTGCTGAAATCGGCAGTGGCCGACGGCGGCATCACCGACGAGTCCTGGGTCGCCGGCCTTCGGGGCTGGTTTGAGTCCTTCGTCGAAGGGCTGGCCAGCGGCCCGCCGGCCCTCCGCGCGGAGCAGCTCGCCGCGCTCGCCAAAGCAGGCGTGGTGAGTTTTGTGGGGCCGGACCCGAAATTCTCGCTCGACCGCACTGCCGGCACTTTCACTGCGGCGTCCCCGTGGGTCAGGGACGGCGCCGTTCACGCGCGCACCATGATCGAGGCGCTCGCGCCGGCCAACAGGGTGGCCGTCAACCTGTCGCCGGTGCTGGAGCAGCTCCTGGCAGACGGCCTGGTGCGGTCCCGCCTGATGATGACAGTGGAGGGCGCGCCCGTGGAGACGTCGGGACTGGATGTCAGCCCGCACCCCTACCGGCCGGTGGGCGCCAACGGGTCCGTCGCCGAGGGTCTCTACGTGCTGGGGCTTCAGCTGTCCGCCGCCCAGTGGGGCACGGCCATCGCCGCCGAGGCGCGGCAACAGGGCGGGCCGGTGTACCGCAGCGGCCAGCGAACGCTCCGCGACGCCGACGAGATCGCCCGCCACATCCTCAGCCGCTGA